One Clostridium estertheticum DNA segment encodes these proteins:
- a CDS encoding flagellar motor protein MotB has translation MKRREEKEPNHERWLLTYSDLITLLMIFFVVMYASSNVSTDKYKKLSQSLSAAFDSGGGKTIIGNDSAISISDPSTKVIDTPTVESKTAEENQMEAIKKNVDKYLNQNGLSADVSTKIDERGLQVSLKSTLLFDIGKAEVKAESIKKLISIGKILNKVDNYVRIEGHTDSTPINNYEFSSNWQLSAIRATNVTEVLISQAGIYPKRISAVAYGENRPVADNTTEIGKAKNRTVDIIILSSKFSKTENIK, from the coding sequence ATGAAAAGAAGGGAAGAAAAAGAACCCAATCATGAGCGATGGCTTTTAACTTACTCTGATTTAATAACTTTGCTTATGATATTTTTTGTTGTTATGTATGCTTCAAGCAATGTAAGCACCGATAAATATAAAAAACTATCACAATCACTCAGTGCAGCTTTTGATAGTGGTGGCGGTAAAACTATCATCGGAAATGACTCAGCTATAAGTATCTCAGACCCAAGTACTAAAGTAATTGATACGCCAACCGTAGAAAGTAAAACAGCAGAAGAAAATCAAATGGAAGCTATTAAAAAAAATGTGGACAAGTATTTAAACCAAAATGGATTAAGTGCTGACGTATCCACTAAAATTGATGAAAGAGGGCTTCAAGTAAGTCTTAAAAGCACATTGCTCTTTGACATTGGTAAAGCAGAGGTTAAAGCGGAATCAATAAAAAAACTAATTAGTATAGGGAAAATACTAAATAAAGTTGATAATTATGTAAGAATAGAAGGACACACAGATAGTACTCCAATTAACAATTATGAATTTAGCTCAAATTGGCAGCTTTCTGCTATTAGGGCAACTAATGTTACAGAGGTGCTTATTTCACAAGCAGGAATTTATCCTAAGCGAATATCAGCAGTAGCCTATGGGGAAAATAGGCCAGTGGCAGATAATACAACTGAAATAGGAAAAGCCAAGAATAGAACTGTAGATATTATTATATTAAGTAGTAAATTTTCAAAAACAGAGAATATTAAATAA
- a CDS encoding flagellar motor protein, translating into MNIFSIIFVLISFGSLIGAFLLEGGSPGMLAATSAAIIVFGGTIGSVGLGFSAKKLKNIPAMLKLIFTAKDKDLVEIVSYFKNLSFKTRKEGLLSIEGEITDALDPFIKKGLQLVVDGVEPQMVKTILEFELESTYDRHKEGAAIFDAAGGFAPTMGIIGTVMGLVQVLSNLSDPAVLGEKIAVAFIATLYGVGSANLLWLPMAGRLKDLNNEEIKEKQLIIEAVLLMQEGANPNILAEKLKGFLDKKQIKRFNEMNNGGA; encoded by the coding sequence ATGAATATTTTTTCAATTATATTTGTATTAATAAGTTTTGGTTCGTTGATAGGTGCATTCCTTTTAGAAGGTGGAAGCCCTGGTATGCTGGCAGCTACTAGTGCTGCTATAATTGTATTTGGAGGTACCATCGGATCCGTAGGGCTTGGATTTTCTGCTAAAAAATTAAAGAACATCCCAGCAATGCTTAAACTTATATTTACAGCAAAAGATAAAGATTTAGTTGAAATTGTCAGCTATTTTAAAAACTTATCTTTTAAAACTAGAAAAGAAGGTTTACTTAGCATTGAAGGAGAAATAACTGATGCATTAGACCCTTTTATAAAAAAAGGCTTGCAACTAGTGGTGGATGGCGTAGAACCTCAAATGGTAAAAACTATATTAGAGTTTGAACTTGAATCAACCTATGATAGGCATAAAGAGGGTGCTGCAATCTTTGACGCAGCGGGTGGATTTGCACCAACCATGGGTATTATAGGTACTGTTATGGGTTTGGTGCAAGTTTTAAGTAACCTTTCTGACCCAGCTGTACTTGGAGAAAAAATCGCTGTTGCATTTATTGCTACTCTCTATGGTGTTGGCTCTGCCAACTTATTATGGCTTCCTATGGCTGGAAGATTAAAGGACTTAAATAATGAAGAAATCAAAGAGAAACAACTAATTATTGAAGCTGTACTTCTTATGCAAGAAGGTGCAAATCCTAATATCTTAGCAGAAAAATTAAAAGGATTCCTTGATAAGAAGCAAATAAAAAGATTTAATGAAATGAATAATGGAGGAGCGTAA
- a CDS encoding VOC family protein yields the protein MKFSFDHNNINVLDLEKSAKFYKEALGFAETRRFNAPDDSFTLIFLGDETTDHKLELTYLKDRTTPYNLGENEFHLAVVTDDFDEAYAHHKKMRCICFENKPMGIYFIMDPDGYWIEIIPRK from the coding sequence ATGAAGTTTTCTTTTGATCATAATAATATAAATGTATTGGACTTAGAAAAAAGCGCGAAATTTTATAAGGAGGCACTGGGCTTTGCAGAAACTAGGCGATTCAATGCCCCCGACGATAGTTTTACCCTTATATTTTTAGGTGATGAAACTACTGATCATAAGTTAGAACTCACTTATCTAAAGGATAGAACCACACCATACAATCTAGGCGAAAATGAGTTTCATCTTGCTGTAGTTACGGATGATTTTGATGAAGCCTATGCGCATCATAAAAAAATGAGATGCATCTGTTTTGAAAATAAGCCTATGGGAATATATTTTATTATGGATCCAGATGGCTACTGGATAGAGATTATTCCTAGAAAATAG
- a CDS encoding MBL fold metallo-hydrolase has protein sequence MEKIKAKIYYIYHSGFAIKTENHFLIFDYYKEPIENDVTHKPLAVLAPENIKQMKNVYVFASHSHEDHFNSSILEWENYNSNIKYIFSSDITINKNRPSYTFIEEGQERTFDDLYVKAYGSTDIGISFLVKVDGLTIFHAGDLNWWRWKEDSLEEQSLAESLFKAQIDMLSVEKPIDIAFFPVDPRLQEYYYIGGEYFAKKIQPKLLIPMHFGELVSITREFAEKMIKQSINAVQINYSGQEIIY, from the coding sequence ATGGAAAAAATAAAAGCGAAAATATACTATATATATCATAGCGGCTTTGCAATTAAAACTGAAAATCATTTTTTAATATTTGATTATTATAAAGAGCCAATAGAAAATGATGTGACTCATAAACCGTTAGCGGTACTGGCCCCGGAAAATATTAAACAGATGAAAAATGTGTATGTGTTTGCATCTCATAGTCATGAAGATCATTTTAACTCTAGTATTTTGGAGTGGGAGAATTATAACAGTAATATAAAATATATATTTAGTAGCGACATAACAATAAATAAAAATAGACCCAGCTATACATTTATAGAGGAAGGTCAAGAAAGAACATTTGATGACCTTTATGTAAAAGCTTATGGTTCAACAGATATTGGTATATCTTTCTTAGTAAAGGTGGATGGATTAACTATTTTTCATGCTGGAGATCTTAACTGGTGGCGTTGGAAAGAGGATAGCTTAGAGGAACAGTCCTTAGCGGAGTCTTTATTCAAAGCTCAAATAGATATGTTAAGCGTAGAAAAACCTATAGATATAGCTTTTTTTCCTGTAGATCCAAGGCTACAAGAATATTACTATATAGGCGGAGAATATTTTGCAAAAAAAATTCAACCTAAATTACTTATACCTATGCATTTCGGAGAGTTGGTAAGTATTACTAGGGAATTTGCAGAAAAAATGATAAAACAGAGCATAAATGCAGTTCAAATAAATTATTCAGGACAAGAGATAATATATTAA
- a CDS encoding YitT family protein gives MRRETKNENILNYIYIIIGTTILAAGVNMFLAKIKLVTGGLSGLAIIIQYITEKNYGRGIPLWFTNIVVNIPLIVIAIKLKGREFVGKSIFAAAYLSFALFYTSFIPAPEVDFLLSSIFGGIFVGTGLGFVLRASASTGGTDLAANIIKVYLKNVPIARIMLVIDSTIVIIGAFVFGIEKAMYALISIYIVSKVVDSILEGINFSKAVFIISDNSKEIAEILMKDLKRGVTGINGTGMYTKGEKQVLFVVVGKNQIVPLQKMVKAIDKNAFITIADVREVLGEGFTE, from the coding sequence ATGAGACGAGAAACTAAAAATGAAAATATTTTAAATTATATCTATATTATCATTGGAACTACAATCCTAGCAGCAGGGGTAAATATGTTTTTGGCAAAAATAAAATTAGTAACAGGTGGGTTATCAGGGCTTGCCATTATTATTCAGTATATTACAGAAAAGAATTATGGAAGAGGAATACCGTTATGGTTTACTAATATTGTTGTTAATATACCATTGATTGTCATTGCTATAAAACTTAAAGGAAGAGAATTTGTGGGTAAATCCATATTTGCTGCAGCATATTTATCTTTTGCCTTGTTCTATACAAGCTTTATACCAGCACCAGAGGTGGATTTTTTGCTTTCAAGTATATTTGGTGGCATATTTGTTGGTACAGGCTTAGGCTTTGTATTAAGAGCATCTGCTAGTACTGGTGGCACGGATTTGGCTGCAAATATTATAAAGGTTTATTTGAAAAATGTGCCAATAGCTAGGATTATGTTGGTAATTGATTCGACTATAGTAATAATAGGGGCTTTTGTATTTGGTATTGAAAAAGCTATGTATGCGCTAATATCCATATATATAGTTTCAAAGGTTGTGGATAGTATACTTGAAGGAATAAATTTTTCAAAAGCGGTATTTATTATTTCGGATAATTCTAAGGAAATAGCGGAAATATTAATGAAAGATTTAAAAAGAGGTGTTACAGGAATAAATGGTACAGGAATGTATACAAAGGGAGAAAAACAGGTACTATTTGTAGTAGTTGGCAAAAATCAAATAGTGCCGCTTCAAAAAATGGTTAAAGCAATAGACAAAAATGCTTTTATCACTATTGCTGATGTGAGAGAAGTATTAGGAGAAGGATTTACGGAATAA
- a CDS encoding acyl-CoA dehydratase activase: MFYIGIDIGSTAAKVAIFSGDKLEKYFVMPTGWSSVETANTIKEKLNLLGINEENSKVVATGYGRVSVPYADKTITEITCHGKGANYLLNTDCTVIDIGGQDTKVITVENGMITNFIMNDKCSAGTGRFLEIMGNTLGMDIDSLCDLAAQGSGINISSMCTVFAESEVISLIGRGEKKEDIAYAVVDSIVSKVSSLCGKHSEGFNYFLTGGLSSIAYILSSLSEKLGKEVRTNELGRYAGAIGAALMASKL, translated from the coding sequence ATGTTTTACATAGGAATAGATATAGGTTCAACAGCAGCTAAAGTAGCAATATTTAGCGGAGACAAGCTAGAAAAATACTTTGTAATGCCTACAGGATGGAGCAGTGTTGAAACAGCAAATACTATTAAAGAAAAACTGAATTTATTAGGAATAAATGAAGAAAATTCAAAGGTTGTAGCAACGGGTTATGGAAGGGTGTCTGTGCCCTATGCAGATAAAACTATAACTGAGATAACTTGTCATGGTAAGGGAGCGAATTATTTATTAAATACAGATTGTACTGTAATTGATATTGGTGGACAAGATACTAAGGTTATTACTGTGGAGAATGGAATGATAACAAACTTTATTATGAATGATAAATGTTCCGCCGGTACAGGTAGGTTTTTAGAGATTATGGGGAATACATTAGGAATGGATATAGATTCACTTTGTGATTTAGCAGCACAAGGCAGTGGAATTAACATAAGTTCAATGTGTACAGTTTTTGCTGAATCTGAGGTTATTAGTCTTATAGGTAGGGGAGAGAAAAAAGAAGATATAGCTTACGCTGTTGTGGACTCCATAGTTAGTAAAGTTAGTTCCTTATGTGGTAAACATTCAGAAGGATTTAATTATTTTCTTACAGGAGGATTATCTAGCATTGCATATATTTTAAGTAGTCTTTCGGAAAAATTAGGAAAAGAAGTTAGAACAAATGAATTAGGGCGATATGCAGGGGCTATAGGGGCTGCATTAATGGCTAGTAAGTTATAA
- the asnS gene encoding asparagine--tRNA ligase produces MEKLLVKQIYREKEKYEGCDVSISGWIRTLRSSKAFGFIEVNDGSFFKNIQVIFEEGLENFAEIAKLPISSSLTIEGTLVLTPEAKQPFEIKATKIVLEGMSDIDYPLQKKRHSFEFLRTIAHLRPRSNAFSAVFRVRSLTAFAIHEFFQKRNFVYTHTPIITGSDCEGAGEMFRISTLDFSDMPMDENKKVDFTKDFFGKETSLTVSGQLAAEAYALAFRSVYTFGPTFRAENSNTARHAAEFWMIEPEIAFADLKDDMKLAEDMMKYIIKYVMENAPEEMEFFNSFVDKGLIERLNNVVNADFGQVTYTEAVDILQKSGKEFQYPVTWGCDLQTEHERYLTEEVYNKPLFVTDYPKEIKSFYMRINDDNKTVAAMDLLVPGVGEIIGGSQREERQDVLEARMEECGLNKEDYWWYLELRKYGGTKHAGFGLGFERAIMYITGMSNIRDVIPFPRTTGTAEF; encoded by the coding sequence ATGGAAAAATTGTTAGTAAAACAGATTTACAGAGAAAAAGAAAAATACGAAGGCTGCGATGTATCTATCTCTGGATGGATAAGAACTTTAAGATCTTCTAAAGCGTTTGGATTTATAGAAGTTAATGATGGAAGTTTCTTTAAAAACATTCAAGTGATTTTTGAGGAAGGCTTAGAAAATTTTGCGGAGATAGCTAAATTACCTATAAGCTCTTCTTTGACTATAGAAGGAACATTAGTGTTAACACCTGAAGCTAAACAACCTTTTGAGATTAAAGCTACTAAAATAGTTCTAGAAGGTATGTCGGATATTGATTATCCACTGCAAAAGAAAAGACACTCTTTTGAGTTTTTAAGAACTATTGCACACCTTAGACCAAGAAGTAACGCTTTCTCAGCAGTGTTTAGAGTACGTTCACTAACTGCTTTTGCTATTCATGAGTTTTTTCAAAAGAGAAATTTTGTATATACTCATACTCCAATAATTACTGGTAGTGATTGCGAAGGTGCAGGTGAAATGTTTAGAATATCTACACTTGATTTTAGCGACATGCCTATGGATGAAAATAAAAAAGTTGATTTCACAAAAGACTTTTTTGGCAAAGAAACTAGTTTAACTGTAAGTGGACAGCTTGCAGCAGAGGCTTATGCACTAGCTTTTAGAAGTGTTTATACTTTCGGACCAACATTTAGAGCTGAAAATTCTAACACAGCAAGACATGCAGCAGAATTCTGGATGATAGAGCCTGAAATAGCTTTTGCAGATCTGAAGGATGATATGAAATTGGCAGAAGATATGATGAAATACATTATAAAATATGTTATGGAAAATGCTCCAGAAGAGATGGAGTTTTTCAATAGCTTTGTAGATAAGGGGTTAATAGAAAGATTAAATAATGTTGTAAATGCAGATTTTGGTCAAGTGACATACACTGAAGCCGTAGATATTTTACAAAAATCAGGAAAAGAATTCCAGTATCCAGTAACATGGGGCTGCGATCTTCAAACTGAGCATGAAAGGTATTTAACAGAAGAAGTGTACAATAAACCATTATTTGTAACTGACTATCCAAAGGAAATAAAATCCTTCTATATGAGAATTAATGATGATAACAAGACAGTTGCGGCCATGGACTTACTAGTACCAGGAGTTGGAGAGATTATTGGTGGAAGCCAAAGAGAAGAAAGACAAGATGTCTTAGAAGCTAGAATGGAAGAGTGCGGTCTTAACAAAGAAGATTATTGGTGGTATTTAGAGCTAAGAAAATACGGCGGAACTAAGCATGCTGGATTTGGTCTAGGCTTTGAAAGAGCTATTATGTATATTACAGGCATGAGCAATATAAGAGATGTTATTCCATTCCCAAGAACCACTGGTACTGCTGAGTTTTAA
- a CDS encoding YitT family protein — MKKIIKEYILITVGLALVAVGFYFFLVPNDLAVGGVSGLAMIINWYVPALSIGAIMLVLNVILFIIGFIFIGSSFGVKTIYSSLGLSGMIWALEKAFPMSGSITNDLFLELIFGILIGAVGMGMVFNQNASTGGTDIIAKILYKYFHLDIGKALLLADFFVTIFAGIAFGPKIGMYALLGVIINGFTIDAVIAGMNICKKIEIVSSRGADIKKFIIEGLGRGATLYAAKGAYTNEKKEIITTVLGKKEFIKLKIYIKEIDKSAFIIAYNVHEILGEGFKDINE, encoded by the coding sequence ATGAAAAAGATTATTAAAGAATATATATTGATAACTGTTGGTTTAGCATTAGTAGCCGTAGGATTTTACTTTTTCTTAGTACCTAATGATTTAGCAGTAGGAGGAGTTAGTGGTCTTGCTATGATTATAAATTGGTATGTGCCAGCGCTTTCAATTGGAGCCATAATGCTTGTATTAAATGTAATCCTATTCATTATAGGATTTATATTTATAGGATCTAGTTTTGGAGTTAAGACAATTTATTCTAGCTTGGGATTATCCGGTATGATATGGGCATTAGAGAAGGCATTCCCGATGAGTGGTAGTATAACAAACGATTTATTTCTGGAACTAATCTTTGGAATATTAATCGGAGCAGTAGGCATGGGAATGGTGTTTAACCAAAATGCTTCCACAGGAGGAACTGATATCATAGCCAAAATACTTTATAAGTATTTTCACTTAGACATAGGCAAGGCGTTACTTTTAGCTGATTTTTTCGTAACTATTTTCGCAGGTATTGCATTCGGACCTAAAATTGGAATGTATGCATTGCTAGGAGTTATTATCAATGGATTTACTATAGATGCAGTTATTGCTGGAATGAATATTTGTAAAAAGATTGAAATTGTTAGCTCGAGAGGCGCGGATATAAAAAAATTTATTATTGAAGGATTAGGTAGAGGCGCCACTTTATATGCGGCTAAAGGAGCTTATACTAATGAGAAAAAAGAAATTATAACTACTGTTTTAGGTAAAAAGGAATTTATAAAATTAAAAATTTATATAAAAGAAATTGATAAAAGTGCATTTATAATCGCATATAACGTACATGAAATTCTTGGAGAGGGATTTAAGGACATAAACGAATAA
- a CDS encoding 4Fe-4S binding protein — translation MSYKITDACVSCGACEPECPVNAISQGDSIYVIDADTCIDCGACAGVCPVGAPVEA, via the coding sequence ATGTCATATAAAATTACTGATGCATGTGTAAGTTGTGGAGCTTGTGAGCCAGAATGTCCAGTTAACGCTATAAGCCAAGGAGATTCTATATACGTTATAGATGCTGATACTTGTATCGATTGTGGAGCTTGTGCTGGTGTTTGTCCTGTAGGCGCTCCTGTTGAAGCTTAA
- a CDS encoding carbon starvation protein A — protein MNSIVLLFLGIIIFLTAYVTYGGYLAKKWGIDTKKETPAHTKFDNVDYCPADARILLGHHFSSIAGAGPIAGPIQAAVFGWIPVFLWIVIGSVFIGGAHDFGSLFASIRHDGKSIGEIIRINIGEKGKMIFNIFAWVTLILVVAAFTDICASTFAYDVASPTLLTGAQAGTASVLFIFLAMAFGFAVYRKNASIGISTIVGVSLLFFCVWIGYAFPFIKLTKFQWDILLLIYITLASILPVWMLLQPRDYLCSFLLYAMLAGAVLGIFLTHPTMELAGFTSFTVKNQTLFPFLFVTVACGAVSGFHSLVASGTTSKQITKEGDAKLIGYGAMLIEGLVAIVALIAVSYVATSQGTPAQVFASGVAVFMNSFGIPLQFGKVFVILAFSAFALTSLDTATRIGRYIFQEFFTNASEKTKKTYANIYTSTFVTVLASASLLAYGYQKIWPIFGSANQLLSALALLAVTSWLAKTGKKTAMTLIPMIFMFAVSLSALFLLIKQYLFSVEKNMILGTFAVLLFGLAIVLIIEAYKSLSGKPKSKNVSV, from the coding sequence ATGAATTCAATAGTACTACTATTTCTAGGAATCATTATTTTCTTAACGGCTTACGTCACATACGGTGGATATCTAGCTAAAAAATGGGGCATTGACACTAAAAAAGAAACCCCAGCTCACACAAAATTTGACAATGTAGACTACTGTCCTGCAGACGCAAGAATTCTTTTAGGACATCATTTTTCGTCCATAGCTGGTGCTGGTCCTATAGCAGGTCCAATTCAAGCTGCTGTTTTTGGATGGATTCCAGTTTTCTTATGGATTGTTATTGGTAGTGTTTTTATAGGTGGTGCACATGATTTTGGTTCACTATTTGCATCTATTAGACATGATGGGAAATCTATAGGTGAAATTATTCGTATTAACATTGGAGAAAAGGGCAAAATGATATTTAATATTTTCGCTTGGGTTACATTAATCCTTGTAGTTGCGGCTTTTACAGATATATGTGCTTCAACTTTTGCATATGATGTTGCGAGTCCTACACTTCTTACTGGTGCTCAGGCAGGAACAGCTTCTGTATTATTTATTTTTCTTGCCATGGCCTTTGGATTTGCTGTTTATAGAAAAAATGCAAGTATTGGAATATCTACAATTGTAGGTGTTAGTTTATTATTCTTTTGTGTATGGATTGGTTATGCTTTTCCATTTATTAAGCTTACAAAATTCCAATGGGATATCCTTCTTTTAATATACATTACTTTGGCATCGATACTTCCTGTTTGGATGTTACTACAACCAAGAGATTATTTATGTTCTTTCTTACTTTATGCAATGCTAGCTGGTGCAGTACTCGGAATATTCTTAACCCATCCTACTATGGAGTTAGCCGGATTCACATCATTTACAGTTAAAAATCAAACACTATTCCCATTCTTATTTGTTACTGTTGCTTGTGGAGCAGTTTCAGGTTTCCACTCTTTGGTAGCTTCAGGTACTACTTCAAAACAAATTACTAAAGAAGGTGACGCAAAACTTATAGGATATGGTGCAATGCTCATAGAAGGTTTAGTTGCAATAGTTGCTCTTATTGCCGTTAGTTATGTTGCAACATCACAAGGTACTCCAGCTCAAGTTTTTGCCAGTGGCGTTGCGGTCTTTATGAATAGTTTTGGAATACCATTGCAATTTGGAAAAGTTTTTGTTATTCTTGCCTTCTCCGCATTTGCTTTAACAAGCCTCGACACTGCTACAAGAATTGGTAGATATATTTTCCAGGAATTTTTCACAAATGCATCTGAAAAAACTAAGAAAACATATGCAAACATTTATACCTCTACTTTTGTAACTGTACTTGCATCAGCTTCATTATTAGCATACGGTTACCAAAAAATTTGGCCAATATTTGGTTCAGCAAACCAATTATTATCAGCTTTAGCTTTACTTGCAGTAACTTCATGGCTTGCGAAAACTGGAAAGAAAACTGCTATGACTTTAATCCCTATGATATTTATGTTTGCAGTTTCACTATCAGCACTATTCCTACTTATTAAACAATATCTATTCAGCGTAGAAAAAAATATGATTCTTGGTACTTTTGCAGTTCTTTTATTTGGTCTTGCAATAGTACTAATAATAGAAGCCTACAAATCCTTAAGTGGTAAACCAAAAAGTAAAAACGTAAGCGTTTAG
- the tkt gene encoding transketolase, with translation MSKIEQLTVDTIRVLSAEAVEKAKSGHPGLPLGVAPMAYTLWANHMKHNPKNSKWQDRDRFVLSAGHGSMLEYSLLHLFGYGLTIEDLKNFRQLGSLTPGHPEYGHTNGVEVTTGPLGQGIANAVGMAIAESHLAAKFNTSEHAIVNHYTYAICGDGDNMEGISGEAASLAGTLGLSKLIVMYDSNSISIEGSTDIAFTEDVSKRFDAYGWQVLYVEDGNDMQAIGSAIKTAKLELNKPSFIKIKTIIGFGCAKKQGLASAHGEPLGEDNITDMKKCMGWSEEPFTVPSEVTKHMENLKTELAKKEEDWNVLYAQYSKINPDLSKEYEAWQSGDLPVDLLKVQELWKFEGSAATRNSSGAIINILAKYVPNLIGGSADLAPSNKSYMKDMGDFSREDRNGSNLHFGVREHAMAAIANGIYVHGGLKPFVSTFFVFSDYMKGAMRLSALMGLPVTYVLTHDSIAVGEDGPTHEPIEHLAALRALPNFNVFRPADSKETAAGWYVAMNSKTTPTALILTRQNLPLYTETSMEAFKGAYVLKTYEDEGKNPDIILMASGSEVEFIYEGAKALNEKGIKARVVSMPCLDLFETQSKEYKESILPSALRVRLAVEAGSSFGWHKYVGLDGDIISIDRFGASAPADALFKEFGFTTENVVSRALKLLSK, from the coding sequence TTGAGTAAAATTGAACAACTAACCGTAGATACTATAAGAGTTTTATCTGCTGAGGCAGTAGAAAAAGCAAAATCAGGTCATCCAGGGCTTCCCTTAGGTGTAGCACCCATGGCATACACCTTATGGGCAAATCATATGAAACATAATCCTAAAAATTCAAAATGGCAGGATAGAGATAGATTTGTATTATCCGCAGGGCATGGATCAATGCTTGAATATTCACTACTCCATCTTTTTGGATATGGTCTAACTATTGAAGATTTAAAGAATTTCAGACAACTTGGAAGTTTAACACCTGGTCATCCTGAGTACGGTCATACAAATGGCGTTGAAGTTACCACAGGTCCTTTAGGTCAGGGCATTGCTAATGCAGTAGGTATGGCAATAGCTGAAAGCCATCTTGCGGCAAAATTCAATACAAGTGAGCATGCTATTGTAAATCATTATACCTATGCTATATGTGGTGATGGGGACAATATGGAAGGAATCTCTGGTGAAGCAGCGTCCCTTGCAGGTACCTTAGGACTATCTAAACTTATTGTAATGTATGACTCAAATAGTATATCTATAGAAGGATCTACAGATATTGCCTTTACAGAAGATGTAAGTAAAAGATTTGATGCTTATGGTTGGCAGGTTTTATATGTAGAAGACGGCAATGACATGCAGGCAATAGGTAGTGCCATTAAAACTGCAAAACTTGAGTTAAATAAACCTTCTTTTATTAAAATTAAAACTATTATTGGGTTTGGTTGTGCTAAAAAGCAAGGCTTAGCATCCGCACACGGAGAACCACTTGGTGAAGATAATATAACTGATATGAAAAAATGCATGGGCTGGAGTGAAGAACCATTTACAGTTCCAAGTGAAGTAACTAAGCATATGGAAAATCTAAAAACAGAGCTTGCTAAAAAAGAAGAAGATTGGAATGTACTTTATGCTCAGTATAGCAAAATAAATCCAGATCTTTCTAAAGAGTATGAAGCATGGCAAAGCGGAGACCTTCCTGTAGATTTACTTAAGGTCCAGGAATTGTGGAAGTTCGAAGGAAGTGCCGCAACGAGAAACTCTTCTGGAGCAATAATAAATATATTAGCAAAATATGTACCAAACCTTATAGGTGGTTCAGCAGATCTTGCTCCTTCTAATAAATCATACATGAAGGACATGGGTGATTTTTCAAGGGAAGATAGAAATGGATCTAATCTTCATTTTGGAGTAAGAGAGCATGCCATGGCAGCTATTGCAAACGGTATCTATGTACATGGTGGTCTTAAACCTTTTGTTTCAACTTTCTTTGTATTTAGTGATTACATGAAGGGTGCTATGAGATTATCTGCCCTTATGGGTCTTCCAGTAACTTATGTTTTAACTCATGATAGTATAGCAGTTGGTGAAGATGGACCTACTCATGAACCCATTGAACATCTTGCAGCACTGCGAGCTCTACCAAACTTTAATGTGTTTAGACCAGCTGATTCTAAAGAAACAGCTGCTGGTTGGTACGTTGCAATGAATTCAAAAACAACCCCTACGGCACTAATACTTACAAGACAAAATCTTCCACTATACACCGAAACCTCAATGGAAGCTTTTAAGGGTGCTTATGTATTAAAAACATATGAAGATGAAGGTAAAAACCCTGATATCATTTTAATGGCTTCTGGTTCTGAAGTAGAATTTATTTATGAAGGCGCTAAAGCATTAAATGAAAAAGGTATTAAGGCTAGAGTAGTGAGCATGCCTTGTTTAGATTTATTTGAAACACAATCAAAAGAGTATAAGGAATCAATATTACCATCAGCTCTAAGAGTTAGATTAGCAGTTGAGGCGGGTTCTTCCTTTGGATGGCATAAATACGTTGGATTGGATGGAGATATAATTTCTATTGATAGATTCGGAGCTTCAGCACCAGCAGACGCACTATTTAAAGAATTTGGATTTACAACAGAAAATGTTGTTAGTAGAGCACTTAAATTGCTTAGTAAGTAA